The Prevotella sp. E9-3 genome has a window encoding:
- a CDS encoding AAA family ATPase → MGNITKIVLTGGPCAGKTSALVRVIEHFSSLGFKVFTIPEVPTLFTQAGMDYLTKNRGFFYEGEKATLEIQLALEDKFTRMAQEFKENCIIICDRGTMDISAYMSPDTWEEITRAVGTSSPELRQRYDAVLHLVSAADGAEQFYTTANNASRNESNDDEGLRIARSLDKKVIQAWTGHPHLRVINNNEDFDKKMNRVLKEISDVLSLPQPIVDERKYIVEVIGSLPDDCTESEIIQCYLKSDADSEVRLRRRIWQGKVVNVHTTRKRISPKEEIVTERQINNSLYEMMLALADPERQTIHKLRKSFIWKGQYFELDFYKDQLDGLVILETKGITEHKSVKFPPFIRVVEDITCSTKYYNYNLAKKA, encoded by the coding sequence ATGGGTAATATCACAAAAATTGTACTTACAGGAGGTCCCTGTGCCGGCAAGACTTCGGCATTGGTGCGAGTCATTGAGCATTTCTCAAGTCTGGGCTTTAAAGTGTTCACCATTCCCGAAGTTCCCACGCTGTTCACTCAGGCTGGCATGGACTATCTGACAAAGAACCGCGGTTTCTTTTATGAAGGCGAGAAAGCCACCCTTGAAATTCAGTTGGCCCTTGAAGACAAGTTCACCCGTATGGCACAGGAGTTTAAGGAAAACTGTATCATTATCTGCGACCGCGGAACAATGGACATCTCTGCTTATATGTCTCCAGATACCTGGGAAGAGATTACCCGTGCTGTAGGTACATCGTCACCCGAACTGCGCCAGCGCTACGATGCCGTTCTCCATTTGGTGTCGGCTGCCGATGGTGCTGAACAGTTCTATACTACGGCCAACAATGCTTCGCGCAACGAGAGTAACGATGATGAAGGCCTGCGTATAGCCCGTTCACTCGACAAGAAAGTGATTCAAGCCTGGACAGGGCATCCCCACCTGCGTGTCATCAACAACAACGAGGATTTCGACAAGAAGATGAACCGTGTATTGAAAGAAATCAGCGATGTACTCTCACTTCCCCAGCCTATTGTTGATGAGCGTAAATATATTGTTGAAGTTATTGGCTCACTTCCCGATGATTGTACTGAGAGTGAAATTATTCAGTGCTATCTGAAATCTGATGCCGATAGCGAGGTGCGCCTGCGACGCCGTATTTGGCAGGGGAAAGTGGTAAATGTTCACACCACCCGAAAACGCATTTCACCAAAGGAGGAGATTGTCACTGAGCGTCAAATCAACAATAGCCTTTATGAGATGATGCTCGCCTTGGCCGACCCTGAGCGCCAAACCATCCACAAACTGCGTAAAAGTTTTATCTGGAAAGGTCAGTATTTTGAGCTCGATTTCTACAAGGACCAACTTGACGGTCTTGTTATTCTCGAAACGAAGGGCATTACAGAACACAAGTCCGTAAAATTTCCTCCTTTCATTCGAGTTGTTGAAGATATCACCTGTAGCACCAAATACTACAACTATAATTTGGCCAAGAAAGCTTAA